A stretch of DNA from Numida meleagris isolate 19003 breed g44 Domestic line unplaced genomic scaffold, NumMel1.0 unplaced_Scaffold1069, whole genome shotgun sequence:
CCCCACCCACCTCCACGTCCCTCTTGAGCTTCTCCATGAAGTCACGCTTGTCCTCCTCGCCCACGTACACCTTCTCACTCTTGTTCAGGAAGTCCACGTCCTTCAGCGTCGGCAGCTCCTTGCCctgggggcggggagggggggggcatATGTGGGGCAGCCCCCCCTCCAACCCCCATCCCACATCCCCTCCTCCATCCCCCTCACTCCATTCATTCCTGGATCATTCCTTTGCTCCATTCATTCACTCTGGGGCTCCCCTCTCATCCACCCCTTTTGGGGCTCCCCCCTTTCATCCCCACTCATTCATAATGGGgttcccccccagccccattcATCACTCTGGGACTCACCCCCCCACCTCGGCCCCATTCATTCATTTTGGGGCTCCCCCTCAGTCCCCATTCATTCATTCTGCCCCCCCACCTCAGCCCCATTCATTCATTCTGGActccccaccccccagccccattcattcattctgtgttccccccccagccccattcATTCATTCTGGACTCCCCACCCAGCCCCATTCATTCATTCTGGGGTTCCCCCCCAGTCCCACTCATTCCCCCCTGCCTTACTTTCTCCTTATCGCTCGCTTCCCGTGACACCAGTGAGCCCTGTGCACGCATTAAGGAGGGAAGGAAGTAGATAAAGTGAGGGGGTGCAGGGCCGGTTAGGGGGGAACGGGGGTGTGAGGGGGGGGGCATTGGGCTGGGGGCCCCCCCGTTACCTTCAGGTCGTACTTCCTGTGCACGGGCAGCCGGTGGCTGAAGGTGTTGCGCATGGCCAGCAGGTAGCTCTCCTCGCTCTCCACGCTGGCGCGGTACATCCCCAGGAACTGGGGCAGCAGCGTGCTGCCGTGGCACTGCACCACATACTGCGGGCGGAGGGGGGGGGCACAGCATTAAGACCCCCCCCTTCTTGTGCGCTGTACCCCCCCATGGGTTCCTATACCTGGTGGTAGTGGGACAGCAGCCCGTGCACGTCGGCCACGTCCTCGCTCGACAGCTCCTTCACCACCAGCGTGCGGTCGTAGGACAGCAGCAGGCGGCGGTCGCCGTCCTCGGCGTGGGGGGGGCTGCGCGTCAGTGACACCTGAGNNNNNNNNNNNNNNNNNNNNNNNNNNNNNNNNNNNNNNNNNNNNNNNNNNNNNNNNNNNNNNNNNNNNNNNNNNNNNNNNNNNNNNNNNNNNNNNNNNNNNNNNNNNNNNNNNNNNNNNNNNNNNNNNNNNNNNNNNNNNNNNNNNNNNNNNNNNNNNNNNNNNNNNNNNNNNNNNNNNNNNNNNNNNNNNNNNNNNNNNNNNNNNNNNNNNNNNNNNNNNNNNNNNNNNNNNNNNNNNNNNNNNNNNNNNNNNNNNNNNNNNNNNNNNNNNNNNNNNNNNNNNNNNNNNNNNNNNNNNNNNNNNNNNNNNNNNNNNNNNNNNNNNNNNNNNNNNNNNNNNNNNNNNNNNNNNNNNNNNNNNNNNNNNNNNNNNNNNNNNNNNNNNNNNNNNNNNNNNNNNNNNNNNNNNNNNNNNNNNNNNNNNNNNNNNNNNNNNNNNNNNNNNNNNNNNNNNNNNNNNNNNNNNNNNNNNNNNNNNNNNNNNNNNNNNNNNNNNNNNNNNNNNNNNNNNNNNNNNNNNNNNNNNNNNNNNNNNNNNNNNNNNNNNNNNNNNNNNNNNNNNNNNNNNNNNNNNNNNNNNNNNNNNNNNNNNNNNNNNNNNNNNNNNNNNNNNNNNNNNNNNNNNNNNNNNNNNNNNNNNNNNNNNNNNNNNNNNNNNNNNNNNNNNNNNNNNNNNNNNNNNNNNNNNNNNNNNNNNNNNNNNNNNNNNNNNNNNNNNNNNNNNNNNNNNNNNNNNNNNNNNNNNNNNNNNNNNNNNNNNNNNNNNNNNNNNNNNNNNNNNNNNNNNNNNNNNNNNNNNNNNNNNNNNNNNNNNNNNNNNNNNNNNNNNNNNNNNNNNNNNNNNNNNNNNNNNNNNNNNNNNNNNNNNNNNNNNNNNNNNNNNNNNNNNNNNNNNNNNNNNNNNNNNNNNNNNNNNNNNNNNNNNNNNNNNNNNNNNNNNNNNNNNNNNNNNNNNNNNNNNNNNNNNNNNNNNNNNNNNNNNNNNNNNNNNNNNNNNNNNNNNNNNNNNNNNNNNNNNNNNNNNNNNNNNNNNNNNNNNNNNNNNNNNNNNNNNNNNNNNNNNNNNNNNNNNNNNNNNNNNNNNNNNNNNNNNNNNNNNNNNNNNNNNNNNNNNNNNNNNNNNNNNNNNNNNNNNNNNNNNNNNNNNNNNNNNNNNNNNNNNNNNNNNNNNNNNNNNNNNNNNNNNNNNNNNNNNNNNNNNNNNNNNNNNNNNNNNNNNNNNNNNNNNNNNNNNNNNNNNNNNNNNNNNNNNNNNNNNNNNNNNNNNNNNNNNNNNNNNNNNNNNNNNNNNNNNNNNNNNNNNNNNNNNNNNNNNNNNNNNNNNNNNNNNNNNNNNNNNNNNNNNNNNNNNNNNNNNNNNNNNNNNNNNNNNNNNNNNNNNNNNNNNNNNNNNNNNNNNNNNNNNNNNNNNNNNNNNNNNNNNNNNNNNNNNNNNNNNNNNNNNNNNNNNNNNNNNNNNNNNNNNNNNNNNNNNNNNNNNNNNNNNNNNNNNNNNNNNNNNNNNNNNNNNNNNNNNNNNNNNNNNNNNNNNNNNNNNNNNNNNNNNNNNNNNNNNNNNNNNNNNNNNNNNNNNNNNNNNNNNNNNNNNNNNNNNNNNNNNNNNNNNNNNNNNNNNNNNNNNNNNNNNNNNNNNNNNNNNNNNNNNNNNNNNNNNNNNNNNNNNNNNNNNNNNNNNNNNNNNNNNNNNNNNNNNNNNNNNNNNNNNNNNNNNNNNNNNNNNNNNNNNNNNNNNNNNNNNNNNNNNNNNNNNNNNNNNNNNNNNNNNNNNNNNNNNNNNNNNNNNNNNNNNNNNNNNNNNNNNNNNNNNNNNNNNNNNNNNNNNNNNNNNNNNNNNNNNNNNNNNNNNNNNNNNNNNNNNNNNNNNNNNNNNNNNNNNNNNNNNNNNNNNNNNNNNNNNNNNNNNNNNNNNNNNNNNNNNNNNNNNNNNNNNNNNNNNNNNNNNNNNNNNNNNNNNNNNNNNNNNNNNNNNNNNNNNNNNNNNNNNNNNNNNNNNNNNNNNNNNNNNNNNNNNNNNNNNNNNNNNNNNNNNNNNNNNNNNNNNNNNNNNNNNNNNNNNNNNNNNNNNNNNNNNNNNNNNNNCACCACTCCCCCACTTCCCACAGGTCCCTACACCCATTGGGgacccccccacacacccccACATCCTTGAGTCTCTGCCATATCCCTTAAGCTACAACCCCATCTGCCCCTGACCCTAGGGCCCCCTCCATCCCCTGCAGACCCACGGGGACCCCTCCCAGCCCCCACCCCactactgtgctttttttttgggggggggggcatgaCCACGACCCTCAACCACATCCTCACTTCAGGACCCCACCAGGACCCCTTTGGAGGCACCACCGAAGCCGGGGGGGGGCCGAGGATCGCACTGAGATTCCTCAAGCCGATCAGAGGAATGTGTAGCGCCCGTCCCCACCACAACTGGGGGCAGTGAGGCTGTGCCCCCCCTGCCGCTCACCGGTTGAAGAGGTGGTTGTTCACTTTGATCTTGGAGCTGGCCTTGAAGTCGTCGGGCAGCAGCATGACGGGGGGGGGCACCTGGCTCAGCTCGTTGATCTGcgtgggggcggggggggagcGATCAGACCGGGCCCTCCCGGCCCTGGGACCCCCCCCCTCAAGTGGACTCGTTAATCCCCGGGCCTGGGGTCAGCGCATACGGGGGCGCGGTGAGGGGAACCGGGGTGAGGGGGAGGGGGGCGAACCCGGAAGGATTCCAGGGCCGGGGGGGCCCGGTGGGCCTGGGCTCGGTCCCGTTAGTGCCGGGCCGCACCTGGTGGTTGACGCCCCAGGCCAGCACGGCCAGCAGCGGGTCGGCCGCCCGCGGCACCTTCACCCGCTGCGGCACGAAGcgcttctgcttctttttcgTCTTGGTGCGCGGtgccgccggccccgccgccgccatAGCCGCCCGCttccgcccgccccgccgcggcgACGGAAGCCGGCTGCCGGGGACCGGAAGTCGTCCCCCACGCGCACGCCAATGCAGCCTCAACACGCATGCGCTGAGCGCGACGGCGGTCCCTGAGGTGATGTCACGCGGTGGTATCACGTGG
This window harbors:
- the LOC110390440 gene encoding phosphatidylinositol 5-phosphate 4-kinase type-2 gamma-like (The sequence of the model RefSeq protein was modified relative to this genomic sequence to represent the inferred CDS: added 188 bases not found in genome assembly), which encodes MAAAAAGPAAPRTKTKKKQKRFVPQRVKVPRAADPLLAVLAWGVNHQINELSQVPPPVMLLPDDFKASSKIKVNNHLFNREHLPSHFKFKEYCPQVFRNLRERFGIDDQDYQVSLTRSPPHAEDGDRRLLLSYDRTLVVKELSSEDVADVHGLLSHYHQYVVQCHGSTLLPQFLGMYRASVESEESYLLAMRNTFSHRLPVHRKYDLKGSLVSREASDKEKGKELPTLKDVDFLNKSEKVYVGEEDKRDFMEKLKRDVEFLVQLKIMDYSLLLGIHEAGRPAPEEE